A segment of the Bacillota bacterium genome:
GGCACCGGCAGGAGCAACTTGACCTTGGGCATCTGCTTTGCGCCCTCGTATATCTCCCCTTCCAGCGCCGCTACTTCCCGGTCGAGTTCATCGATGAGCTCGAGGCACGACCCCAGGATGATCTCCTCCGTCTTGGGCAGCACGAGCTCCGCGAGGAACCGCCTGCCCTTCTTGCCGAACAGGTTGCTCACGGGAGGTCG
Coding sequences within it:
- a CDS encoding transposase; translation: RPPVSNLFGKKGRRFLAELVLPKTEEIILGSCLELIDELDREVAALEGEIYEGAKQMPKVKLLLPVPRLDVISIMTILAEIGDIWRFRSPEKIFSYAGLVPRVHSSGKTRYTGHITKAGRSTSPGVALTVPRN